A region of Subdoligranulum variabile DNA encodes the following proteins:
- the araA gene encoding L-arabinose isomerase, with protein sequence MHMQDYEFWFVVGSQFLYGPEVLETVAKRAAEMTEVLNASGNLPCKIVYKVTAKTNKEIADVVREANYDPRCAGIITWCHTFSPSKMWINGFVDLQKPYCHFATQYNREIPNEEIDMDFMNLNQAAHGDREHGFIAARLRMPRKIIAGYWQDEEVQKRLGRWMRVAVGVAVSRDLKVMRFGDNMREVAVTEGDKVEVQAKLGWQVNTWAVGDLVKVMHEVTDAEIDALMEVYRASYEIATDDIDAIRYQAREEIAIKKMLDAEGCKAFSNTFQDLYGMEQLPGLASQHLMAQGYGYGGEGDWKVAAMTAILKAMGEGGNGCSLFMEDYTYNLVPGAEYSLGAHMLEVCPCCAAEKPRIETHPLGIGMNEKDPARLVFEGKPGKAIVVSLIDMGGRLRLICQDIECVKPILPMPNLPVARVMWKALPSLTTGVECWITAGGAHHTVLSYDVTAEQMHDWANIMGIEFVHIGKDTTPEGLEHDLFLADLAWKLK encoded by the coding sequence ATGCATATGCAAGATTATGAATTCTGGTTTGTGGTGGGCAGTCAGTTCCTGTACGGCCCCGAGGTACTGGAAACCGTGGCCAAACGTGCCGCCGAGATGACCGAGGTGCTGAACGCTTCCGGCAATCTGCCCTGCAAGATCGTCTACAAGGTCACCGCCAAGACCAACAAGGAGATCGCCGACGTGGTGCGGGAGGCCAACTATGACCCCCGCTGCGCGGGCATCATCACCTGGTGCCATACCTTCAGCCCCAGCAAGATGTGGATCAACGGCTTTGTGGACCTGCAGAAGCCCTACTGCCACTTTGCCACCCAGTACAACCGGGAGATCCCCAACGAGGAGATCGACATGGACTTCATGAACCTGAACCAGGCCGCCCACGGCGACCGGGAGCACGGGTTCATCGCCGCCCGGCTGCGGATGCCCCGCAAGATCATCGCCGGCTACTGGCAGGACGAGGAAGTCCAGAAGCGCCTGGGCCGCTGGATGCGGGTGGCCGTGGGCGTGGCCGTCTCCCGTGACCTCAAGGTCATGCGCTTTGGCGACAACATGCGGGAAGTGGCCGTCACCGAGGGCGACAAGGTGGAAGTGCAGGCCAAGCTGGGCTGGCAGGTGAACACCTGGGCCGTGGGCGACCTGGTGAAGGTGATGCACGAAGTCACCGACGCCGAGATCGATGCCCTGATGGAAGTTTACCGCGCCAGCTACGAGATCGCCACCGACGACATCGACGCCATCCGCTACCAGGCCCGGGAGGAGATCGCCATCAAGAAGATGCTGGACGCCGAGGGCTGCAAGGCCTTCTCCAACACCTTCCAGGACCTGTACGGCATGGAACAGCTGCCGGGTCTGGCCAGCCAGCACCTGATGGCCCAGGGCTACGGCTACGGCGGCGAGGGCGACTGGAAGGTAGCCGCCATGACCGCCATCCTGAAAGCCATGGGAGAGGGCGGCAACGGCTGCTCCCTCTTCATGGAGGACTACACCTACAATCTGGTGCCCGGTGCCGAGTACAGCCTGGGCGCCCACATGCTGGAAGTCTGCCCCTGCTGCGCGGCGGAAAAGCCCCGCATCGAGACCCACCCCCTGGGCATCGGCATGAACGAGAAGGACCCCGCCCGTCTGGTCTTTGAGGGCAAGCCCGGCAAGGCCATCGTGGTGAGCCTCATCGACATGGGCGGCCGCCTGCGGCTGATCTGCCAGGACATCGAGTGCGTGAAGCCCATCCTGCCCATGCCCAACCTGCCGGTAGCCCGGGTCATGTGGAAAGCCCTGCCCAGCCTGACCACCGGCGTGGAGTGCTGGATCACGGCGGGCGGCGCCCACCACACGGTGCTGAGCTACGACGTCACCGCCGAGCAGATGCACGACTGGGCCAACATCATGGGCATTGAGTTCGTTCACATCGGCAAGGACACCACCCCCGAGGGGCTGGAACACGACCTGTTCCTGGCCGACCTTGCCTGGAAACTGAAGTGA
- a CDS encoding histidine kinase, with the protein MTIRRKLFFLCGILAFLGMLVSVVWYRTAQDITRLYLNNLSQSAMRDAYNAFDYILTDTQHMCTMIALNEENVVNPLAAIEHNVVEVNGVLNGTYLQNQRILKEFISSMNGYKYYIVGIDIVSCKGYRFTSGHIVQNYDKLSEMIAETDDEQLRQSMVMLSPLQVDNVGVYLTSDFVVPSVRAVLDSNRELVGYTVLYFDYSVIEQMFSDHLPEGSLFQVQNDRQDMIFTNCGDAPLQTRRDDADYVYSTYAAPQAGWTLHMMIPSAVYTREIQHGLYYSGGLVLAVFLLAFGIAMAISRRINAEIAGFRNAMHQVGQGDLDVRYTVSTRDEIAVMASTFNHMVARLKKLINEVAVYERQKQDMQLKLLQAQINPHFVSNTLNVVAWMAKVQHADSIIPLTNALSRLLRSVMRQSERFVPLSAELDYVKSYLEIMEYSGNYQFEVEYAVEEDCQALFVPRFILQPVVENALVHGFSHSLSCNNLLRIAAQVEEDRLLITVEDNGAGMTDAQIRALMTDSRRTGVSVSSIGVPNVMQRIRMECDEPFGLEYTSEIGRYTRAIFTLPVRRRAEEEEEEAAALTAAQERRKTDEQDPDRDRG; encoded by the coding sequence ATGACGATCCGCCGAAAACTGTTTTTTCTCTGTGGCATCCTGGCATTTCTGGGGATGCTGGTATCGGTGGTGTGGTACCGCACCGCCCAGGACATCACCCGGCTGTATCTGAACAACCTGTCCCAGAGCGCCATGCGGGATGCCTACAATGCCTTCGACTACATCCTCACCGACACCCAGCACATGTGCACGATGATCGCCCTCAACGAGGAGAACGTGGTGAATCCCCTGGCCGCCATCGAGCACAACGTGGTGGAGGTCAACGGAGTCCTCAACGGTACTTACTTGCAGAACCAGCGCATCCTCAAGGAGTTCATCAGCTCGATGAACGGCTACAAATATTATATTGTGGGCATCGACATCGTTTCCTGCAAAGGGTACCGGTTCACCAGCGGGCACATCGTGCAGAATTACGACAAACTCAGCGAGATGATTGCCGAGACCGACGATGAGCAGCTGCGGCAATCCATGGTCATGCTGAGTCCCCTGCAGGTGGACAACGTGGGGGTCTATCTGACCTCGGATTTCGTGGTGCCCTCGGTGCGGGCCGTCCTGGATTCCAACCGGGAACTGGTGGGCTACACCGTGCTCTACTTTGACTACAGTGTCATCGAGCAGATGTTCAGCGACCATCTGCCGGAGGGCAGTCTGTTCCAGGTGCAGAACGACCGCCAGGACATGATCTTCACCAACTGCGGCGATGCCCCCCTGCAGACCCGCCGGGACGACGCCGACTATGTTTACAGCACCTACGCCGCGCCCCAGGCAGGCTGGACGCTGCACATGATGATCCCCAGCGCCGTCTATACCCGGGAGATCCAGCACGGCCTGTACTACAGCGGCGGGTTGGTGCTTGCGGTCTTTCTGCTGGCTTTCGGCATTGCCATGGCCATCTCCCGGCGGATCAACGCCGAGATCGCGGGCTTCCGCAACGCCATGCACCAGGTGGGCCAGGGCGACCTGGATGTGCGCTACACCGTCAGCACCCGGGACGAGATCGCCGTCATGGCCTCCACCTTCAATCACATGGTGGCCCGGCTGAAAAAGCTGATAAACGAGGTGGCGGTCTACGAGCGCCAGAAACAGGACATGCAGCTCAAGCTGCTGCAGGCCCAGATCAACCCCCATTTTGTCTCCAACACGCTGAACGTGGTGGCCTGGATGGCCAAGGTCCAGCATGCCGACAGCATCATTCCGCTGACCAACGCCCTGTCCCGGCTGCTGCGCAGCGTCATGCGGCAGAGCGAACGGTTCGTGCCCCTTTCCGCCGAGCTGGACTATGTGAAGAGCTATCTGGAGATCATGGAGTACAGCGGCAACTACCAGTTCGAGGTGGAGTACGCTGTGGAGGAGGACTGCCAGGCCCTTTTTGTGCCCCGGTTCATCCTGCAGCCGGTGGTAGAGAACGCCCTGGTCCACGGCTTTTCCCACAGTCTGTCCTGCAACAACCTGCTGCGCATCGCCGCCCAGGTGGAGGAGGACCGGCTGCTCATCACGGTGGAGGACAACGGCGCCGGCATGACCGACGCCCAGATCCGGGCACTGATGACCGACAGCCGCCGCACCGGGGTGTCGGTGAGCAGCATCGGGGTGCCCAACGTGATGCAGCGCATCCGGATGGAATGTGATGAGCCCTTCGGGCTGGAGTACACCAGCGAGATCGGCCGGTATACCCGGGCGATCTTCACGCTGCCGGTGCGCCGCCGGGCTGAGGAGGAAGAGGAGGAGGCTGCGGCGCTCACCGCAGCCCAGGAGAGGAGGAAAACGGATGAACAAGATCCGGATCGTGATCGTGGATGA
- the fsa gene encoding fructose-6-phosphate aldolase: protein MKFFIDTANVEEIRKANDMGVIAGVTTNPSLIAKEGRDYAETLAEIATIVDGPISGEVKATTTDAETMVKEGEAIYALDPKHMVVKIPMTAEGLKAIKALSAKGIPTNCTLIFSANQALLAARAGATYVSPFLGRLDDISQRGIELIETIHDMFLNYPDIETQIIAASVRNPIHVTDCALAGADIATVPYKVIEQMLHHPLTDSGIEKFKADYCKVFGE from the coding sequence ATGAAATTCTTCATTGATACGGCCAATGTGGAGGAAATCCGCAAGGCCAACGATATGGGCGTCATCGCAGGCGTCACCACCAACCCCAGCCTCATCGCCAAAGAAGGCCGGGACTACGCCGAGACGCTGGCGGAGATCGCCACCATCGTGGACGGCCCCATCAGCGGTGAAGTGAAAGCCACCACCACCGACGCCGAAACCATGGTCAAGGAGGGCGAGGCCATCTACGCCCTGGATCCCAAGCACATGGTGGTCAAGATCCCCATGACTGCCGAGGGCCTCAAGGCCATCAAAGCGCTGAGTGCCAAGGGCATCCCCACCAACTGCACCCTGATTTTCAGCGCCAACCAGGCGCTACTGGCCGCCCGGGCCGGTGCCACCTACGTCAGCCCCTTCCTGGGGCGCCTGGACGATATCTCCCAGCGGGGCATCGAGCTCATCGAGACCATCCACGACATGTTCCTCAACTACCCCGACATCGAGACCCAGATCATCGCCGCCAGCGTGCGCAACCCCATCCATGTGACGGACTGCGCCCTGGCCGGGGCGGACATCGCCACGGTGCCCTACAAGGTCATCGAGCAGATGCTCCATCACCCCCTGACCGATTCCGGCATCGAGAAGTTCAAGGCCGACTACTGCAAGGTCTTTGGTGAATGA
- a CDS encoding transketolase family protein, whose translation MSEVKKIATRDSYGAALVELAKDHPDVVVLDADLAAATKTGVFKKAYPDRHFDCGIAESNMMATAAGMAAMGLVPFASSFAMFAAGRAFEQVRNSIGYPHLNVKIGATHGGISVGEDGASHQCCEDFALMRSIPGMTVLCPSDDVEARAAVKAAYAHQGPVYLRFGRLAVPVFHDEANFKFEIGKGEQLTEGNDVAIIATGLEVGEALTAAEQLKNEGIQARVINLCTIKPLDEEIVIKAAKECGAVVTCEEHSILGGLGEAVAAVLGEQCPTKMRRVGVKDVFGHSGPAWDLLEQFGLRSDAIVAAVKELV comes from the coding sequence ATGAGTGAGGTCAAGAAAATCGCCACCCGCGACAGCTACGGCGCCGCGCTGGTGGAACTGGCGAAAGACCATCCCGACGTGGTGGTGCTGGATGCCGACCTGGCCGCCGCTACCAAGACCGGCGTCTTCAAGAAAGCCTACCCCGACCGTCATTTTGACTGCGGCATTGCCGAGAGCAATATGATGGCCACCGCCGCCGGTATGGCGGCCATGGGGCTGGTGCCTTTTGCCTCCAGCTTTGCCATGTTCGCCGCGGGCCGCGCCTTTGAGCAGGTGCGCAATTCCATCGGCTACCCCCACCTGAACGTGAAGATCGGTGCCACCCACGGCGGCATCTCGGTGGGCGAGGACGGTGCCTCCCACCAGTGCTGCGAGGATTTCGCGCTCATGCGCTCCATCCCCGGCATGACGGTGCTCTGCCCCTCCGACGACGTGGAAGCCCGCGCCGCCGTGAAAGCAGCCTATGCGCACCAGGGCCCCGTCTACCTGCGGTTCGGCCGTCTGGCCGTGCCGGTCTTCCATGACGAAGCCAACTTCAAATTTGAGATCGGCAAGGGCGAGCAGCTCACCGAGGGCAATGACGTGGCGATTATTGCCACCGGCCTGGAGGTGGGCGAGGCTCTCACCGCTGCCGAACAGCTGAAAAACGAGGGCATCCAGGCCCGGGTCATCAACCTCTGCACCATCAAGCCGCTGGACGAGGAGATCGTCATTAAGGCGGCCAAAGAATGCGGTGCCGTCGTCACCTGCGAGGAGCACAGCATTCTGGGTGGTCTGGGCGAAGCCGTGGCCGCCGTGCTGGGCGAGCAGTGCCCCACGAAGATGCGCCGGGTGGGCGTGAAGGATGTCTTCGGCCACTCCGGCCCCGCCTGGGACCTGCTGGAACAGTTCGGCCTGCGCAGCGACGCCATCGTGGCTGCTGTGAAGGAGCTGGTCTGA
- a CDS encoding xylulokinase → MKKFEQKSTALGIELGSTRIKAVLAGPDGSVLASGAHDWENHFEGGYWTYPLSEVWDGIQDAYHNLAEDYQKTCGEPLTTVGALGVSAMMHGYLPFDKEGNQLAAFRTWRNTTTGPAAEALTERFHFNIPQRWSVAHLYQAILNGEDHVKDIDFLTTLAGYVHWQLTGKKVLGIGDAAGMFPIDSATCDYDAAMMASFDELLAEAKLPCHLRDLLPQVLCAGQDAGTLTEAGAKLLDPTGTLQSGAPVCPPEGDAGTGMAATNTVAVRTGNVSAGTSIFAMVVLEKPLQNVYPEIDLVTTPDGAPVAMVHCNNCTSDLNAWVNLFGQVAALCGAKMPASQLFPLLFNASLEGAPDCGDVVPVNYYSGEGVTHFDAGHPLLLRTAGSDFSLANLMRANIYSAMATLKIGLDILQDEKVAVDRLLGHGGLFKTPGVAQRYLAAAAQAPVTVMETAGEGGPYGMALLAGYRLAVLEGCPLNLADYLQQKIFADAPGSTLEPREEDVRGFTAFLERYKAALEAERAAVEHF, encoded by the coding sequence ATGAAAAAGTTTGAACAAAAATCCACTGCATTGGGCATCGAGCTGGGTTCCACCCGCATCAAGGCCGTGCTGGCAGGCCCCGACGGTTCGGTGCTGGCCAGCGGCGCCCACGACTGGGAGAACCATTTTGAGGGCGGCTACTGGACCTATCCCCTGTCGGAAGTCTGGGACGGCATCCAGGATGCCTACCATAACCTGGCCGAGGACTACCAGAAAACCTGCGGCGAGCCGCTGACCACGGTGGGCGCCCTGGGCGTTTCCGCCATGATGCACGGCTACCTGCCCTTTGACAAGGAGGGCAACCAGCTGGCCGCCTTCCGCACCTGGCGCAACACCACCACCGGCCCCGCGGCGGAGGCGCTGACTGAGCGGTTCCACTTCAACATTCCCCAGCGGTGGAGCGTGGCCCATCTCTACCAGGCCATCCTCAACGGGGAGGACCATGTAAAAGACATCGACTTCCTGACCACCCTGGCCGGGTATGTCCACTGGCAGCTCACCGGCAAGAAGGTGCTGGGCATCGGCGATGCGGCGGGGATGTTCCCCATCGACAGCGCCACCTGCGACTACGACGCCGCCATGATGGCCAGCTTTGACGAACTGCTGGCCGAGGCGAAACTTCCCTGCCATCTGCGGGACCTGCTGCCTCAGGTGCTCTGCGCCGGGCAGGACGCCGGGACCCTCACCGAAGCGGGCGCCAAACTGCTGGATCCCACCGGCACGCTGCAGTCCGGTGCGCCGGTCTGCCCGCCGGAGGGCGACGCCGGTACCGGCATGGCGGCCACCAACACGGTGGCGGTGCGCACCGGCAACGTGAGCGCGGGCACCTCCATCTTTGCCATGGTGGTGCTGGAAAAACCGCTGCAGAACGTCTACCCCGAGATCGATTTGGTCACCACGCCGGACGGCGCCCCGGTGGCCATGGTCCACTGCAACAACTGCACCAGCGACCTGAACGCCTGGGTGAACCTCTTCGGTCAGGTGGCGGCTCTCTGCGGAGCCAAAATGCCCGCCTCCCAGCTGTTCCCGCTGCTCTTCAACGCCTCGCTGGAAGGCGCGCCGGACTGCGGCGACGTGGTGCCGGTGAACTACTATTCCGGCGAGGGCGTGACCCACTTCGACGCGGGTCATCCCCTGCTGCTGCGCACGGCGGGCAGCGATTTCTCGCTGGCCAACCTCATGCGCGCGAACATCTACTCCGCCATGGCCACCCTCAAGATCGGGCTGGACATTCTGCAGGATGAGAAGGTAGCGGTGGACCGTCTGCTGGGCCACGGCGGTCTCTTCAAGACCCCCGGCGTTGCCCAGCGGTATCTGGCGGCGGCGGCCCAGGCCCCCGTCACCGTCATGGAGACCGCCGGTGAGGGCGGCCCCTACGGCATGGCCCTGCTGGCCGGCTACCGTCTGGCCGTGCTGGAAGGCTGCCCGCTGAACCTGGCGGACTACCTGCAGCAGAAGATCTTTGCCGACGCCCCCGGCTCCACCCTGGAACCCCGGGAGGAGGACGTGCGCGGCTTCACCGCATTTTTGGAACGATACAAAGCAGCTCTGGAGGCGGAACGCGCCGCCGTGGAGCATTTCTGA
- a CDS encoding L-ribulose-5-phosphate 4-epimerase, with the protein MLEELRKQVYEANMELPRRNLVTYTWGNVSGIDRKKGLVVIKPSGVEYDELTPENLVVLDLDGNRVEGELNPSSDTKTHLELYKAFPTLGGIVHTHSPYAVAWAQAGRDIPCYGTTHADYFYGAVPCARHLTREELDEDYEKNTGKIIIETFTDRGIDPVAVPGVICHSHGPFTWGKDAAQAVYHAVVLEEVAKMALLTRQVDPDAAPAPQYLQDKHYMRKHGPNAYYGQKK; encoded by the coding sequence ATGCTGGAAGAACTGCGCAAACAGGTCTATGAGGCCAATATGGAACTGCCCCGCCGCAACCTCGTGACCTATACCTGGGGCAATGTATCGGGCATCGACCGGAAGAAGGGCCTGGTGGTCATCAAGCCCTCCGGTGTGGAATACGACGAGCTGACGCCGGAAAACCTCGTGGTGCTGGATCTGGACGGCAACCGGGTGGAGGGGGAGCTGAACCCCTCCAGCGATACCAAGACCCATCTGGAGCTGTACAAGGCCTTCCCCACCCTGGGCGGCATCGTCCACACCCACAGCCCCTACGCGGTGGCCTGGGCCCAGGCCGGGCGGGACATTCCCTGCTACGGCACCACCCACGCCGACTACTTCTACGGTGCCGTGCCCTGTGCCCGCCACCTGACCAGGGAGGAGCTGGACGAGGACTACGAGAAGAACACCGGCAAGATCATCATCGAAACCTTCACTGACCGGGGCATCGACCCGGTGGCGGTACCGGGGGTCATCTGCCACAGCCACGGCCCCTTCACCTGGGGCAAGGATGCGGCCCAGGCCGTCTACCACGCCGTGGTGCTGGAAGAGGTGGCGAAAATGGCCCTGCTGACCCGTCAGGTGGACCCCGACGCCGCCCCGGCGCCCCAGTACCTGCAGGACAAGCACTACATGCGCAAACACGGACCCAACGCCTATTACGGACAAAAGAAATAA
- a CDS encoding transketolase produces MTNEERLALQIAACKVRMGIIESTHGAKAGHPGGSLSAAELFAYLYNKEMRIDPANPKWEDRDRFVLSKGHTAPGLYSALAYRGFFPVADLPTLRHIDSYLQGHPNMNTVPGVDMSTGSLGQGVSCAAGMAKAAKYLHKDDVRVYALLGDGEIEEGEVWEAFLFAAKYKLDNLCVIIDLNGLQIDGPTKEVMPTDPVDAKMRDFGFRTVSIDGHDFVQMEDAFQYFHRQTGAPTAILMHTTKGKGVSYMENQVGWHGKAPNDEEYKIAMDELNAQLAGLEAQV; encoded by the coding sequence ATGACGAACGAAGAACGTCTGGCGCTGCAGATCGCAGCCTGCAAGGTGCGGATGGGCATCATCGAATCCACCCACGGCGCCAAGGCCGGGCATCCCGGCGGCAGCCTTTCGGCGGCGGAACTGTTTGCCTACCTGTACAACAAAGAGATGCGCATCGACCCCGCCAACCCCAAATGGGAGGACCGGGACCGGTTCGTCCTCTCCAAGGGCCATACCGCGCCGGGGCTGTACAGCGCCCTGGCCTACCGGGGATTTTTCCCGGTGGCGGACCTGCCCACCCTGCGCCACATCGACAGCTACCTCCAGGGCCACCCCAACATGAACACGGTGCCCGGCGTGGATATGTCCACCGGCAGCCTGGGCCAGGGTGTTTCCTGCGCGGCGGGCATGGCCAAGGCCGCCAAGTACCTGCACAAGGATGACGTGCGGGTCTACGCCCTGCTGGGGGACGGCGAGATCGAGGAGGGCGAAGTATGGGAAGCATTCCTCTTCGCCGCCAAGTACAAGCTGGACAACCTCTGTGTCATCATCGACCTGAACGGCCTGCAGATCGACGGCCCCACCAAGGAAGTCATGCCCACTGACCCGGTGGATGCCAAGATGCGGGACTTCGGGTTCCGCACCGTGTCCATCGACGGCCACGACTTTGTCCAGATGGAGGACGCCTTCCAGTATTTCCACCGGCAGACTGGTGCGCCCACGGCCATCCTGATGCACACCACCAAGGGCAAGGGCGTCAGCTATATGGAAAACCAGGTGGGCTGGCACGGCAAGGCCCCCAACGATGAGGAATACAAGATCGCCATGGACGAACTGAACGCCCAGCTGGCGGGACTGGAGGCGCAGGTATGA
- a CDS encoding response regulator, which translates to MNKIRIVIVDDDLAARNSIKLHLQDHPLYEVAADFQDGRAALRWLRENDVEILLCDMQMPAMDGLELLQMIRISLPDIAVIAISSFDDFRYTRGCMVAGVADYLLKHDLTRERLLEVLDAVRERYHIQPVGRTLKNLAGYCFESPDHFTAETIGAMVDRGEIAFDKSGLAPLVISPDYRCAPGVHWQEIRRDVCKAVCDIIAQILGTKYRYVYCLTQQQHILLILSFFDQNSLLFVMNSVNNFCSRLKRTSLRLLDTTLTIGVGSPQLDLPRALEQINRLDAAMEAKLFLGGDRIFPVAHSPAVHQRPLPLPGSAWSALSFAVQQRDSTNAQDAIQELFAFLRREHACRKAVRAALRRITELYLHVGLLDEAGRAELFQRLAQFEILDQTAADLREQTLRLMRSEPAQTPSSAAVARAQEFILQNYARDISLQDCADYAGVSYTHLSRAFKSEVGQRFVEFLNAVRLRAAKALLIRQDLSMKEIVERTGFRSYNYFFKVFRESEGMTPSEFVAKNCSKN; encoded by the coding sequence ATGAACAAGATCCGGATCGTGATCGTGGATGACGACCTGGCCGCCCGCAATTCCATCAAGCTGCACCTGCAGGACCATCCGCTGTACGAGGTGGCAGCGGATTTCCAGGACGGCCGGGCCGCCCTGCGGTGGCTGCGGGAGAACGATGTGGAGATCCTGCTGTGCGACATGCAGATGCCCGCCATGGACGGGCTGGAACTGCTGCAGATGATCCGGATATCCCTGCCGGACATCGCGGTGATCGCCATTTCCAGCTTTGACGATTTCCGCTACACCCGCGGCTGCATGGTGGCAGGGGTGGCGGACTATCTGCTCAAGCACGACCTGACCCGGGAGCGGCTGCTGGAGGTTCTGGACGCCGTGCGGGAACGCTACCACATCCAGCCCGTAGGCCGGACGCTGAAAAATCTGGCGGGCTACTGCTTCGAGAGCCCCGACCACTTCACCGCCGAGACCATCGGTGCCATGGTGGACCGGGGAGAGATCGCTTTTGACAAGAGCGGTCTGGCGCCCCTGGTCATCAGCCCCGACTACCGCTGCGCCCCCGGCGTTCACTGGCAGGAGATCCGCCGGGACGTCTGCAAGGCGGTGTGCGACATCATCGCCCAGATCCTGGGCACCAAATACCGCTATGTCTACTGCCTCACCCAACAGCAGCACATCCTGCTGATCCTCTCCTTTTTTGACCAGAACAGCCTGCTCTTCGTCATGAACAGCGTCAACAACTTCTGTTCCCGTCTCAAGCGCACCAGCCTGCGGCTGCTGGACACCACCCTGACCATCGGCGTGGGCAGCCCCCAGCTGGATCTGCCCCGGGCCCTGGAACAGATCAACCGGCTGGACGCCGCCATGGAGGCCAAGCTCTTTCTCGGCGGCGACCGGATCTTCCCGGTGGCCCACAGCCCCGCCGTCCATCAGCGCCCCCTGCCCCTGCCCGGCAGCGCCTGGTCGGCGCTCTCCTTCGCCGTGCAGCAGCGGGACAGCACCAACGCCCAGGACGCCATCCAGGAGCTGTTCGCCTTCCTGCGGCGGGAACACGCCTGCCGCAAGGCCGTGCGCGCCGCCCTGCGCCGGATCACCGAGCTGTACCTCCACGTGGGGCTGCTGGACGAGGCGGGCCGGGCGGAACTGTTCCAGCGGCTGGCCCAGTTTGAGATCCTGGACCAGACCGCGGCAGACCTGCGGGAACAGACCCTGCGGCTGATGCGCAGCGAGCCGGCCCAGACCCCCTCCTCGGCGGCGGTGGCCCGGGCCCAGGAATTCATCCTGCAGAACTACGCCCGGGACATCTCCCTCCAGGACTGCGCCGACTACGCCGGGGTCAGCTACACCCACCTGAGCCGCGCCTTCAAGAGCGAGGTGGGCCAGCGGTTCGTGGAGTTCCTCAACGCCGTGCGGCTGCGCGCAGCCAAGGCCCTGCTGATCCGCCAGGACCTTTCCATGAAGGAGATCGTGGAGCGCACGGGATTCCGCAGCTACAACTATTTCTTCAAGGTCTTCCGGGAGAGCGAGGGGATGACCCCCTCGGAGTTTGTAGCAAAAAATTGTAGTAAAAACTAA
- a CDS encoding ribulose-phosphate 3-epimerase — MTARNCSEASFELCPSILAADFSCLARDVQAADAAGADAFHIDIMDGHFVPAISFGPGMVRTMRALTRKPLDVHLMVDRPLDLVAELAALGVERVSVHAEVPGGPGAALAAIRAAGMQGGLVLNPETPVETAGAYLPLISQLLLMTVQPGRGGQPYLPGSNARIAAAQALLQTAPHPVTIQVDGGITARTLPGAWAAGARSVVAGSAVFDGDIARNIAVLRRSVFP, encoded by the coding sequence ATGACCGCCCGCAACTGCAGCGAAGCATCCTTTGAGCTCTGCCCTTCCATCCTGGCGGCGGACTTTTCCTGCCTGGCCCGGGATGTGCAGGCGGCCGACGCCGCCGGAGCGGATGCTTTCCACATCGACATCATGGACGGGCATTTTGTGCCGGCCATTTCCTTCGGCCCCGGTATGGTGCGCACCATGCGCGCCCTCACCCGCAAACCGCTGGACGTCCATCTGATGGTGGACCGCCCGCTGGATCTTGTGGCGGAACTGGCTGCCCTGGGGGTGGAACGGGTATCGGTCCACGCCGAGGTGCCGGGCGGTCCCGGTGCAGCCCTGGCGGCCATCCGGGCCGCGGGCATGCAGGGAGGCCTGGTCCTCAACCCCGAAACGCCGGTGGAAACCGCCGGAGCCTATCTTCCGCTGATCAGCCAGCTGCTGCTCATGACGGTGCAGCCGGGCCGGGGCGGCCAGCCCTATCTGCCCGGCAGCAATGCCCGGATCGCAGCGGCCCAGGCCCTGCTGCAGACCGCGCCCCATCCGGTGACCATCCAGGTGGATGGCGGCATCACCGCCCGCACCCTGCCCGGCGCCTGGGCGGCCGGTGCCCGCAGTGTGGTGGCCGGCAGCGCGGTGTTCGACGGGGACATCGCCCGCAACATCGCCGTCCTGCGCCGTTCGGTTTTCCCCTGA